The following coding sequences lie in one Cannabis sativa cultivar Pink pepper isolate KNU-18-1 chromosome 5, ASM2916894v1, whole genome shotgun sequence genomic window:
- the LOC115716947 gene encoding protein LEAD-SENSITIVE 1-like — protein sequence MDLSHKMNEESSLKKGDHIYTYTNKLHTSSLHGIYVGNNEVIYYKSKSKSRSESEKCESCKYNPTKERGVVKSCLKCFHRGHGLYQFQYGVSKRHCMIWPSGTCYTGSCIEDGKVIIKNAEKMLKDSHKSRKATDNNKLYDDFDKNSMGFAVMCTTGNVTCIQEIAAMSKTKMSLKCFVVACQFAVTVFALQEGLTHGCSIMQERVNQTVISHECESLVVLVHVQATQDQAG from the exons atggaTTTATCGCACAAAATGAATGAGGAGAGCAGTTTGAAGAAAGGAGATCACATCTACACTTACACAAACAAGCTACACACATCCTCCCTTCAtg GAATATATGTGGGAAACAATGAAGTGATTTACTACAAGAGTAAGAGCAAGAGCAGAAGCGAAAGCGAAAAGTGTGAAAGTTGTAAATACAATCCAACGAAAGAGAGAGGAGTGGTGAAGTCGTGCTTGAAGTGTTTCCATCGAGGCCACGGGCTGTACCAGTTCCAGTACGGAGTATCGAAACGCCATTGCATGATTTGGCCATCGGGAACATGTTACACGGGGTCATGCATCGAAGATGGTAAAGTTATTATTAAGAACGCGGAAAAGATGTTAAAGGACAGTCATAAAAGTAGAAAGGCGACAGATAATAATAAGTTGTACGATGATTTCGACAAAAACAGCATGGGCTTCGCGGTTATGTGCACGACGGGAAATGTTACATGCATACAAGAGATTGCTGCCATGTCTAAAACAAAGATGTCTTTGAAGTGCTTTGTGGTTGCATGCCAATTTGCTGTGACCGTGTTTGCATTGCAAGAAG GCTTGACTCACGGGTGTTCTATTATGCAAGAAAGGGTAAATCAGACtgtgatcagccatgagtgcgaGAGCTTGGTGGTGCTTGTACATGTTCAGGCCACACAAGACCAAGCGGGTTAG